In Massilia sp. METH4, the genomic window ACGCGATCGCGGGCTTGACGCTGGCCGCATTTGTCTGGGCATGCGTTGTGGAGACCGACGTGGTGGCCAGCGCCCCCGGCCGTATCGTGCCGGATGGGCACGTGAAGACCATCCAGGCGCCCGAGACGGCGATCGTTCGGTCCATCCACGTCAAGGACGGCAGCCTGACGCGCCGCGGCGACCTGCTGGTGACGTTCGACCCGTCCGTGAGCAACGCCGACGTGGGCGCGATGCGGTCGCGGCATGAACTGCTCCGGTTCGAGATCGCCCGCGTCGAAGCGGAGATCGCAGGCACCGTGCCGGTGTACCCGCCGCTGGCCGCCTTGACCAATGCGGCGGCCGTGCAGGAAGAGCTGCGGCGCGCGCACGCGGCCAGCATGCAGGCGAAGCTGCGGCAGGCCGACACGGAGCTCGACAACGCGCGGCAGAACCGCCTTGCCCAGGAACAGGCCCTCACGTTCCTCGAGCAGTCGCGAGCCGCCGCCGCCGAACAGGAAGCCAGGTTCCGGCCATACGTTGGCCAAGCCATACCAATGGTCACGTATGTGTCGACCAAGGAAACCCTTCTCAGCAAGGAAAGGGAGTTGATCAGCAGCCGCGAAAAACTCAATGCGTCCGGCAACGACATCCGCAACCTGGAAGAGAAAAGACGCCTGTTGATCGAGGAAAACCGGGCCCAGCTCTTCGCCGAGCTATACGCGAAGCGCGCCGAGGCCACCACGCTCGCGGCCGAGCTGGAGAAGGCGTTGCGGGCGCAGCGCATCAAGGAATTGCGCGCACCGGTCGACGGCTTCGTCCAGCAGGTGGGGGTGAACACGCTGGGCGCCGTGGTCGCGCCGGGGCAGAACCTGATCTCCATCGTACCGAGCGAAGCGCCGATCGTCGTCGAGGGATTGCTCTCCAGTGCCGACGTCGGCTTTGCCAAGGAAGGCCAGGAGGTGACAGTGAAGGTGGACGCCTACCCTTTCATGCAATACGGCGGCCTGAAGGGGAAACTTGAATGGATCAGTCCCGATGCGGAGAGCAGCAGCGACAAGACCAAGCCGCAGTCGGGCGGCTACCGCATCCGCGCTTCGCTGATGCAGCGCTCGCTGCACGATGCGTCGACCCTGGCGCTGAAGCCGGGCATGACGGTGGTGATCGACGTGAAAACGGACCGCCGAAAATTTATCCAGCTGTTCTTCCAGCCCATGTTGCGTTACTGGAAGGACGCAGCCCAACAACGGTAACCAAGGAGGATGTGTTGATGATTCAAAAGGCAGACAAGGATGGCCGCCGCTTCGGCATCGCGATGGTCGCATGGGCCGCCATGGCCTCTCTCCCCGCCGCGGCGCAAACGAACACTGGCGCGCGAGGCGATTACATCTACTCGTATGTCGAGCGGGTGGAAACGGCGGCGGGCGATTTGCAGGGCGAGACGACCGGCACGATCAGCATTGCACGGGGAACGAAGGACGCGGTCGTCTATATGGAACAGACGCCGTTGCGCCCGGGCTGCGGCGCCATCCCGGCCATCGAATGGATCGGCAACGACTACGCGGCATTTTGCGGCAACCTCGGCGGCCGCCATTACACAAAGAAGCTCTTCAAGCTGTCGCCCATGCCCGCTCCTGTCGCGCAACTCGATTACTTCGACAGCCCGGCGAAACTGGTCGCCGATGCGGACGGGAAAGTGCGCACGCTGGTCCTGCGGCGCGACATCTTCGGTGACAAATT contains:
- a CDS encoding HlyD family type I secretion periplasmic adaptor subunit, with amino-acid sequence MSKFPHRTPPLDLSEFTDARDVLDARLPASYRGLQYAIAGLTLAAFVWACVVETDVVASAPGRIVPDGHVKTIQAPETAIVRSIHVKDGSLTRRGDLLVTFDPSVSNADVGAMRSRHELLRFEIARVEAEIAGTVPVYPPLAALTNAAAVQEELRRAHAASMQAKLRQADTELDNARQNRLAQEQALTFLEQSRAAAAEQEARFRPYVGQAIPMVTYVSTKETLLSKERELISSREKLNASGNDIRNLEEKRRLLIEENRAQLFAELYAKRAEATTLAAELEKALRAQRIKELRAPVDGFVQQVGVNTLGAVVAPGQNLISIVPSEAPIVVEGLLSSADVGFAKEGQEVTVKVDAYPFMQYGGLKGKLEWISPDAESSSDKTKPQSGGYRIRASLMQRSLHDASTLALKPGMTVVIDVKTDRRKFIQLFFQPMLRYWKDAAQQR